One Halobaculum roseum DNA segment encodes these proteins:
- a CDS encoding beta-ribofuranosylaminobenzene 5'-phosphate synthase family protein encodes MPDDTHDRRSDAPSPSASTVTVESGARLHFGFGNLSLAHERLYGAVGVGLDAPRVRLRVAPADAVESDHDAAREYAARACDLLDVDGARVAVESELPRHMGLGSGTQLALATLAGVARAHGRDPRVRERAPALGRGGRSGIGVATFEAGGFVLDAGHPTGRFTTDRPADGDWTVPAVAARHRVPDDWRFLLVIPEADPGRAGDAEDSAIRRAVEDADPAVADRVAGAIQRRLLPAVAEGSAERFGAAVEEIGRLNGAWFADEQGGVYRPPVGDIVAEVGDDPAVYGAGQSSWGPVVYGVTDADRAETAREAGEDALAAAGVAGDVRVVRPRNSGADIRPAEE; translated from the coding sequence ATGCCGGACGACACGCACGACCGCCGCTCGGACGCCCCCTCCCCGTCCGCCTCCACGGTCACGGTCGAGTCCGGCGCGCGCCTGCACTTCGGCTTCGGCAACCTCTCGCTGGCGCACGAACGGCTGTACGGCGCCGTCGGCGTCGGCCTCGACGCGCCCCGCGTCCGGCTCCGCGTCGCCCCGGCGGACGCGGTCGAGAGCGACCACGACGCCGCCCGCGAGTACGCGGCACGCGCCTGCGACCTGCTCGATGTCGACGGCGCGCGCGTCGCCGTCGAATCGGAGCTCCCGCGCCACATGGGCCTCGGAAGCGGGACGCAGCTGGCGCTCGCGACGCTCGCCGGGGTGGCCCGCGCGCACGGTCGCGACCCGCGGGTTCGCGAGCGCGCGCCGGCGCTGGGCCGGGGCGGCCGCTCGGGAATCGGCGTCGCGACGTTCGAGGCCGGCGGGTTCGTCCTCGACGCGGGCCACCCGACCGGGCGGTTCACCACCGACCGCCCCGCCGACGGCGACTGGACGGTCCCGGCCGTCGCCGCCCGCCACCGCGTGCCCGACGACTGGCGGTTCCTCCTCGTCATCCCGGAGGCGGACCCGGGCCGCGCCGGCGACGCCGAGGACTCCGCCATCCGGCGCGCGGTCGAGGACGCCGACCCCGCCGTGGCCGACCGCGTCGCCGGCGCGATCCAGCGCCGCCTGCTGCCCGCCGTCGCGGAGGGGTCCGCCGAGCGCTTCGGCGCCGCCGTCGAGGAGATCGGCCGGCTCAACGGCGCGTGGTTCGCCGACGAGCAGGGCGGCGTCTACCGCCCGCCGGTGGGCGACATCGTCGCCGAGGTGGGCGACGACCCCGCGGTCTACGGCGCGGGGCAGTCCTCGTGGGGCCCCGTCGTGTACGGCGTCACCGACGCCGACCGGGCCGAGACCGCGCGCGAGGCCGGGGAGGACGCCCTCGCTGCCGCCGGCGTCGCCGGGGACGTGCGGGTCGTGCGGCCGCGGAACAGCGGCGCGGATATCCGGCCGGCGGAGGAATGA
- a CDS encoding NAD(P)/FAD-dependent oxidoreductase, producing MMAHIGIVGAGLAGAGAAYALRDTDHDVTILEKSRGVGGRAATRRKDGCRYDHGANYVKLPDDRTGDLVRDLGEDGLVDIAEPVWTFGADGEIAPGDGADEHKYTWEAGITQFAKRLLAETDAEVRKTTRAESIARGKAAGRDGGADTWTVTDTDGAEHGPFDALLLTPPAPQTADLLAATEWSGEEGEDALAALRTAVDGVEFRTVRTLVLHYPFELDVPWYGLVDVDKAHEIGWLSREECKRGHVPDGESLLIVQMSPEWSTEHYDDPLDEAADAAATRAADLVGDDRLTDPDWVDDQGWRYALPNEGLVGDTDDGSTAGADGDGVADAVATAREAGLFPAGDWVAGRGRVAAALWNGIDAGESIAERL from the coding sequence GTGATGGCACACATCGGCATCGTCGGCGCCGGGCTCGCGGGCGCCGGCGCGGCGTACGCCCTCCGCGACACCGACCACGACGTGACGATCCTCGAGAAGTCCCGCGGCGTCGGCGGACGGGCGGCGACGCGGCGGAAGGACGGTTGTCGCTACGACCACGGCGCCAACTACGTGAAGCTCCCCGACGACCGGACCGGCGATCTGGTCCGCGATCTCGGCGAGGACGGCCTCGTCGACATCGCCGAGCCGGTGTGGACGTTCGGCGCCGACGGCGAGATCGCCCCCGGCGACGGCGCCGACGAGCACAAGTACACCTGGGAGGCGGGGATCACCCAGTTCGCCAAACGGCTGCTCGCCGAGACCGACGCCGAGGTCCGAAAGACGACGCGCGCGGAGTCGATCGCCCGCGGCAAGGCCGCCGGTCGCGACGGCGGCGCCGACACGTGGACGGTCACCGACACCGACGGCGCCGAACACGGCCCCTTCGACGCGTTGTTGCTCACGCCGCCGGCGCCCCAGACGGCCGACCTGCTCGCGGCGACAGAGTGGTCCGGGGAGGAGGGGGAAGACGCACTCGCGGCCCTGCGGACGGCCGTCGACGGGGTCGAGTTCCGCACGGTGCGGACGCTCGTGTTGCACTACCCCTTCGAGCTCGACGTGCCGTGGTACGGGCTCGTCGACGTGGACAAGGCCCACGAGATCGGCTGGCTCTCCCGGGAGGAGTGCAAGCGCGGGCACGTCCCCGACGGCGAGAGCCTGCTGATCGTCCAGATGAGCCCCGAGTGGTCGACCGAACACTACGACGATCCCCTCGACGAGGCGGCGGACGCGGCGGCGACGCGGGCGGCCGACCTCGTCGGCGACGACCGCCTGACCGACCCCGACTGGGTCGACGACCAGGGCTGGCGCTACGCGCTCCCGAACGAGGGGCTCGTCGGCGACACTGACGACGGCAGCACCGCCGGCGCCGATGGCGACGGAGTCGCCGATGCGGTCGCGACCGCCCGCGAGGCGGGGCTGTTCCCCGCCGGCGACTGGGTCGCCGGACGCGGTCGCGTCGCCGCGGCGCTGTGGAACGGGATCGACGCCGGCGAGTCGATCGCCGAACGGCTGTAG
- a CDS encoding translation initiation factor IF-2 subunit beta: protein MNYADALDRAYDELPDTPADAGERLQVPDPEGQTDGAFTRLTNLSDIADALSRDAEHLHSAIQRQLGTNGQFEDGVARYNGSFSIADFDGAIDEYVAEFVTCSECGLPDTVLKTEDGVRMLRCQACGAFRPVQKRSAATSHDSGPDIEEGKTYELEITGTGRKGDGVAEKGKFTVFVSGAQEGQTVQAYVHNVSGNLAFARPT, encoded by the coding sequence ATGAACTACGCCGACGCGCTCGACCGCGCCTACGACGAGTTGCCCGACACGCCAGCCGACGCCGGCGAGCGACTGCAGGTCCCCGACCCCGAGGGACAGACCGACGGGGCGTTCACGCGCCTGACGAACCTCTCGGACATCGCGGACGCGCTCTCGCGAGACGCCGAGCACCTCCACAGCGCCATCCAGCGCCAGCTCGGGACGAACGGCCAGTTCGAGGACGGCGTCGCCCGATACAACGGCTCGTTCTCCATCGCGGACTTCGACGGCGCCATCGACGAGTACGTCGCCGAGTTCGTCACCTGCTCGGAGTGTGGCCTCCCCGACACCGTCCTCAAGACCGAGGACGGCGTCCGGATGCTCCGCTGTCAGGCGTGCGGTGCGTTCCGCCCGGTCCAGAAGCGGTCGGCGGCGACGAGCCACGACTCCGGTCCCGACATCGAGGAGGGCAAGACGTACGAGCTGGAGATCACCGGCACCGGCCGCAAGGGCGACGGCGTCGCCGAGAAGGGGAAGTTCACGGTCTTCGTCTCCGGCGCCCAGGAGGGTCAGACCGTCCAGGCGTACGTCCACAACGTCTCGGGCAACCTCGCGTTCGCCCGCCCGACGTAA
- a CDS encoding HAD family hydrolase: protein MYDAIVFDNDGVLVGRTHYDVLHEAAWDAFEALSVADPDPEHVESMVVGVSPEQVEEVCDTYDLTPREFWAMRDRTAFEAQRREVHAGNKRLYDDVDVLRDLSAPLGIVSSNQHETVEFLLDHFGVADLFDTAYGREPTVESLRRKKPNSHYIDRALADLEAETALFVGDNESDIEAADNAGIDSAFIRRPHREDWTLSVTPTYDIDGLADLQAICN from the coding sequence ATGTACGACGCGATCGTCTTCGACAACGACGGGGTGCTCGTGGGGCGCACCCACTACGACGTGCTCCACGAGGCCGCCTGGGACGCCTTCGAGGCGCTCTCGGTGGCCGATCCCGACCCCGAACACGTCGAGTCGATGGTCGTCGGCGTCTCCCCCGAACAGGTCGAGGAGGTGTGCGACACCTACGACCTCACGCCCCGGGAGTTCTGGGCGATGCGCGACCGCACGGCCTTCGAGGCCCAGCGCCGCGAGGTCCATGCGGGAAACAAGCGCCTGTACGACGACGTCGACGTGCTCCGGGACCTCTCGGCGCCGCTCGGCATCGTCTCCTCGAACCAGCACGAGACGGTGGAGTTCCTCCTCGATCACTTCGGCGTCGCCGACCTCTTCGACACCGCCTACGGCCGCGAGCCGACCGTCGAGAGCCTCCGCCGAAAGAAGCCCAACAGCCACTACATCGACCGCGCGCTCGCGGATCTGGAGGCCGAGACGGCGCTGTTCGTCGGCGACAACGAGTCCGACATCGAGGCCGCCGACAACGCCGGCATCGACTCGGCGTTCATCCGCCGCCCCCACCGCGAGGACTGGACCCTCTCGGTCACGCCGACGTACGACATCGACGGGCTGGCAGATCTCCAGGCGATCTGTAACTGA
- the msrB gene encoding peptide-methionine (R)-S-oxide reductase MsrB — protein sequence MSDSAERAPEEDIPETDEEWRERLTEEEYEILRERGTEARFSGEHVDRDEDGVYKCAGCGTVVFESETKYDSGCGWPSFYAADESKVTLEDDDRHGMSRVEVKCAVCDGHLGHVFQDGPEPTGERFCINSVALDFEADE from the coding sequence ATGAGCGATTCAGCCGAGCGGGCGCCCGAGGAGGACATCCCCGAGACCGACGAGGAGTGGCGCGAGCGACTGACCGAGGAGGAGTACGAGATCCTCCGCGAGCGCGGGACGGAGGCGCGCTTCTCCGGCGAGCACGTCGACCGCGACGAGGACGGCGTCTACAAGTGCGCGGGCTGTGGCACCGTCGTCTTCGAGTCGGAGACGAAGTACGACTCCGGGTGTGGCTGGCCCAGCTTCTACGCCGCCGACGAGTCCAAGGTGACGCTGGAGGACGACGACCGCCACGGGATGTCCCGCGTCGAGGTGAAGTGCGCCGTCTGCGACGGCCACCTCGGACACGTGTTCCAGGACGGCCCCGAGCCGACCGGCGAGCGCTTCTGCATCAACTCGGTCGCGCTCGACTTCGAGGCCGACGAGTAG
- a CDS encoding DUF7385 family protein: MARLDIADGFDVHDYRSKLKLLEQDAGSMTLANREGLGCPACGDAFERLFVGDDETVTFASAPNGPICLARTDDRLLVMTH, translated from the coding sequence ATGGCGCGCCTCGACATCGCCGACGGCTTCGACGTGCACGACTACCGGAGCAAGCTGAAGCTCCTCGAACAGGACGCCGGGTCGATGACGCTCGCGAACCGCGAGGGGCTGGGCTGCCCCGCCTGCGGCGACGCCTTCGAGCGCCTGTTCGTGGGCGACGACGAGACGGTGACGTTCGCGTCCGCGCCGAACGGGCCGATCTGTCTGGCGCGCACCGACGACCGGCTGCTCGTTATGACGCACTGA
- a CDS encoding aldo/keto reductase, which produces MNTDLDLPPVGLGTMGLDGDEGARAVETALDVGYRHLDTAQVYENEATVGAGLAAALDDGVVAREDVTVATKTWIDRLAPEDVRPSTEASLDRLGLDAVDLLYVHRPKGGYDPAGTLAAFDALVDDGLVGHVGVSNFELDELDEAIDLLDAPLSGHQTEYHPLFRRPALREHAVDHGYALVAYSPLAGGRVREVEAVRAVAEKHDATPEAASIAWLTDKEGVATIPKATSERHLRANLAAADLDLDPEDHDRIDGIEREEELFPE; this is translated from the coding sequence ATGAACACGGATCTCGATCTCCCGCCCGTCGGCCTCGGCACGATGGGCCTCGACGGCGACGAGGGCGCCCGCGCGGTCGAGACGGCGCTCGACGTCGGCTACCGGCACCTCGACACCGCGCAGGTGTACGAGAACGAGGCGACCGTCGGCGCCGGCCTCGCGGCGGCCCTCGACGACGGGGTCGTCGCCCGCGAGGACGTGACCGTCGCGACGAAGACCTGGATCGACCGCCTCGCGCCCGAGGACGTGCGCCCCTCGACGGAGGCGAGCCTGGACCGACTGGGCCTCGACGCGGTCGACCTGCTGTACGTCCACCGACCGAAGGGCGGCTACGACCCCGCGGGTACGCTGGCGGCGTTCGACGCGCTCGTCGACGACGGCCTCGTCGGCCACGTCGGCGTCTCGAACTTCGAGCTCGACGAACTCGACGAGGCGATCGACCTGCTCGACGCCCCGCTTTCGGGCCACCAGACGGAGTATCATCCCCTGTTCCGGCGGCCCGCGCTGCGCGAGCACGCCGTCGACCACGGCTACGCGCTGGTCGCGTACTCGCCGCTGGCCGGCGGTCGCGTCCGGGAGGTCGAGGCGGTACGCGCGGTCGCCGAGAAGCACGACGCGACGCCGGAGGCGGCGAGCATCGCGTGGCTCACGGACAAGGAGGGCGTCGCCACGATCCCGAAGGCGACGAGCGAGCGCCACCTGCGCGCGAACCTCGCGGCGGCCGACCTCGACCTCGATCCCGAGGACCACGACCGGATCGACGGGATCGAACGCGAGGAGGAACTGTTCCCGGAGTGA
- a CDS encoding D-2-hydroxyacid dehydrogenase: protein MTAESTDRPTLLLAHTVGPDRGSDLRDRLVDDGLPADRVVAAATPAETDEHAADADGLVVGRFPEGLLKRADSLRWVQALSSGTDHLPTDDLADRGVALTNAAGVHAEPIAEQVLGYMLSFERDLHALARQQAEARWERREGGELRGKTVGIVGVGAIGTRVAELASAFGMEVWGVRRDLDAMPDVVDEARTPDDLHEVCLAADYLVLACPLTDETEGLIGGDELRLLGGDGVLVNVARGEVCDQDALVGALRSNLIGGAALDVFEEEPLPGDSPLWDLSNVFVTPHMAGSTPHKAERWTEILAENYRRLAEGDPDDMRNRVV, encoded by the coding sequence GTGACCGCCGAATCAACCGACCGGCCGACGCTCCTGCTCGCCCACACCGTCGGGCCAGACCGTGGCTCCGACCTCCGCGACCGTCTCGTCGACGACGGCCTCCCCGCCGACCGCGTCGTCGCCGCGGCGACGCCCGCCGAGACCGACGAACACGCCGCCGACGCCGACGGGCTCGTCGTCGGTCGATTTCCCGAGGGACTGCTCAAACGTGCCGACTCCCTGCGGTGGGTGCAGGCGCTCTCCTCCGGAACCGATCACCTCCCGACCGACGACCTCGCTGACCGGGGAGTCGCGCTCACGAACGCGGCGGGCGTCCACGCCGAGCCCATCGCCGAGCAGGTGCTCGGCTATATGCTGAGCTTCGAGCGCGACCTCCACGCGCTCGCACGCCAACAGGCCGAGGCGCGCTGGGAGCGCCGCGAGGGCGGCGAGTTGCGCGGCAAGACCGTCGGGATCGTCGGCGTCGGCGCCATCGGGACCCGCGTCGCGGAACTCGCGAGCGCGTTCGGGATGGAGGTGTGGGGAGTCCGGCGCGACCTCGACGCGATGCCCGACGTGGTCGACGAGGCACGCACACCCGACGACCTCCACGAGGTGTGTCTCGCCGCCGACTACCTCGTGCTCGCGTGTCCCCTCACCGACGAGACGGAGGGGCTGATCGGCGGCGACGAGTTACGCCTCCTCGGCGGCGACGGCGTGCTCGTCAACGTCGCCCGCGGCGAGGTCTGCGACCAGGACGCGCTCGTCGGGGCGCTGCGCTCGAACCTGATCGGCGGCGCCGCGCTCGACGTGTTTGAGGAGGAGCCGCTGCCGGGCGACTCGCCGCTGTGGGACCTCTCGAACGTGTTCGTGACGCCCCACATGGCCGGGAGCACCCCGCACAAGGCCGAGCGGTGGACCGAGATCCTCGCGGAGAACTACCGCCGCCTCGCGGAGGGCGACCCGGACGACATGCGGAACCGCGTGGTGTGA